A single genomic interval of Roseofilum capinflatum BLCC-M114 harbors:
- a CDS encoding fructosamine kinase family protein — MWNLIADRISEVTNQPFEIQSHRSVAGGCINQGYQVQGSGDRTSTTLSDRTYFVKLNRAVDIEMFEAEALGLQQMYDTQTIRVPAPICTGVAGNSAYIVLEWLEFGGGKSQSWAEMGRQLARLHSAKPPRPEFGWDGNNTIGSTPQINTWTADWVDFYREHRLGYQFRLAKRRGGNFPQEKELLEALPELLRDHHPQPSLVHGDLWSGNAACLVSGEPVIFDPATYVGDREVDLAMTELFGGFPASFYQGYHQILPPNPGYSIRKTLYNLYHILNHFNLFGGGYGSQANSMIRQLLR; from the coding sequence ATGTGGAATTTAATTGCCGATCGCATCAGCGAAGTCACCAACCAACCGTTTGAAATCCAATCCCATCGCTCCGTGGCTGGGGGGTGTATCAATCAAGGATATCAAGTTCAGGGAAGTGGCGATCGTACTTCGACTACGCTCAGTGACCGCACCTATTTTGTCAAACTCAATCGCGCTGTGGACATCGAAATGTTTGAAGCAGAAGCCTTGGGTTTACAGCAAATGTACGATACCCAAACCATCCGCGTCCCGGCTCCTATTTGTACGGGAGTCGCCGGCAACTCGGCCTACATTGTCTTGGAATGGTTAGAATTTGGGGGCGGAAAATCCCAATCTTGGGCAGAAATGGGGCGACAACTGGCGCGTCTGCACAGCGCCAAACCACCCCGCCCAGAATTTGGCTGGGATGGCAATAATACCATTGGCTCCACCCCCCAAATCAATACCTGGACAGCCGACTGGGTAGACTTTTATCGGGAGCATCGATTAGGCTATCAATTCCGCCTGGCGAAACGGCGAGGGGGAAATTTCCCGCAGGAGAAGGAACTGTTAGAGGCACTTCCCGAACTCTTGCGGGATCATCACCCCCAACCCTCCCTAGTCCATGGGGATTTATGGTCGGGAAATGCTGCCTGCTTGGTGTCTGGAGAACCAGTAATTTTCGATCCAGCGACCTATGTGGGCGATCGCGAAGTCGATTTAGCCATGACCGAATTATTTGGCGGTTTTCCCGCCTCTTTTTATCAAGGCTACCATCAAATTTTGCCCCCCAATCCCGGCTATAGCATCCGCAAAACCCTCTACAATCTCTATCATATTCTCAATCACTTTAACCTGTTTGGCGGCGGCTATGGGTCTCAAGCCAACAGCATGATTCGGCAACTC
- a CDS encoding M16 family metallopeptidase — protein sequence MTSTLLRSAPPERSIAPTVRHLHNGLTIVAEQMPVDAVNLSLWLPVGSAVESDPINGMAHFLEHMIFKGTPNLPAGEFERQIEERGAVTNALTSQDYTQFYITTAPQDFMELAPLQFEVVLNASIPDEAFERERSVVLEEICRSQDNPRRRVYQRAMELAFETLPYRRPVLGPKEVIETLKPEQMREFHQHYYHPQNLTASVVGNLPVDELIQIVADSCTLTVNGERLKKTQSVIPPLGQLSDTAPFNDLSETPFSSIERREFVDPSLQQARLVMVWRVPGALAQEKTYAFDILSSILSQGRTSRLVRQLREEQNLVSSVVAANLTYHSQGLFYVAAQLPTEHLKEVEEAIAEQVAALSYNLQDSELQRIRTQVANRFIFSTETPSDRANLYGYHQAMLQDVNLALNYPTCIRSLEVEDLQAAARSYLSPEAYGIVTIKPE from the coding sequence ATGACTTCAACCTTGCTTAGGTCAGCACCTCCAGAACGGTCTATTGCTCCAACCGTGCGCCACCTCCACAATGGGCTAACCATTGTCGCCGAGCAAATGCCCGTAGATGCCGTCAATTTAAGCCTGTGGCTCCCCGTCGGTTCGGCGGTAGAATCCGATCCCATCAATGGCATGGCTCACTTCCTAGAGCATATGATCTTCAAAGGAACGCCTAACCTACCTGCTGGTGAATTTGAGCGCCAGATCGAAGAACGAGGAGCAGTAACCAACGCCCTAACCAGCCAAGATTACACCCAATTCTATATCACCACAGCGCCTCAAGACTTTATGGAGTTAGCCCCCCTGCAATTTGAGGTGGTCTTAAATGCCAGTATTCCTGATGAAGCCTTTGAGCGGGAACGCTCGGTGGTGCTTGAAGAAATTTGTCGCTCCCAAGATAATCCCCGTCGCCGAGTTTATCAAAGGGCGATGGAATTAGCATTTGAAACCCTGCCCTATCGTCGCCCGGTTTTGGGCCCCAAAGAGGTGATTGAAACCCTGAAACCGGAGCAAATGCGGGAGTTTCATCAGCATTATTATCACCCCCAAAATCTGACGGCTTCGGTGGTGGGGAATCTTCCGGTAGATGAGTTGATCCAAATTGTGGCTGATAGTTGCACCCTGACTGTCAATGGGGAACGGTTGAAAAAGACTCAATCGGTTATCCCTCCATTAGGGCAGTTGTCAGACACTGCCCCTTTTAATGATTTAAGTGAAACACCGTTTTCCTCGATTGAACGCCGGGAGTTTGTCGATCCGAGTTTGCAACAAGCACGGTTGGTGATGGTGTGGCGGGTTCCGGGTGCTTTGGCTCAGGAAAAAACCTATGCGTTTGATATTCTCAGTTCTATCTTGTCTCAAGGGCGGACTTCTCGGTTGGTGCGTCAGTTGCGGGAAGAACAGAATTTAGTGTCGAGTGTGGTGGCGGCGAATTTAACCTATCATAGCCAAGGGTTGTTTTATGTGGCGGCTCAGTTGCCGACGGAGCATTTAAAAGAGGTGGAAGAGGCGATCGCCGAACAAGTGGCTGCCCTGAGCTATAATCTGCAAGATTCAGAATTGCAACGCATTCGCACCCAAGTGGCTAACCGGTTTATCTTCAGCACAGAAACACCGAGCGATCGCGCTAACCTGTATGGATATCATCAAGCCATGCTCCAAGATGTTAACCTGGCCCTGAATTATCCCACCTGCATCCGTTCCCTAGAAGTGGAAGATCTGCAAGCAGCCGCCCGGTCGTATCTTTCTCCAGAAGCCTATGGTATCGTCACTATAAAACCCGAATAA
- the psaJ gene encoding photosystem I reaction center subunit IX: MEGLLKYLSTAPVLIMLLLTVTAGILIEFNRFYPDLLFHPM; this comes from the coding sequence ATGGAAGGTTTACTTAAGTATCTGTCCACAGCTCCAGTTTTGATTATGTTATTACTAACAGTCACGGCTGGAATTCTAATCGAGTTTAACCGTTTTTATCCTGACTTACTATTCCATCCAATGTAA
- a CDS encoding Photosystem I reaction center subunit III, with protein MRRLLVLVLMCCLWLGFVPPASADLANLVPCSESPAFLQRAKTARATTDDPQSGAKRFERYSEALCGEDGLPHLVVDGRLSHAGDFIIPSLLFLYITGWIGWVGRAYLIAIRGEKKPEEKEVVIDVPLAIKMMLSGFAWPLVAAKDMMSGEMFAKDDEITVSPR; from the coding sequence ATGCGACGATTGCTTGTTCTGGTTTTGATGTGTTGTTTGTGGCTGGGCTTTGTTCCCCCCGCTTCTGCGGATTTAGCAAACTTGGTTCCCTGTAGTGAATCTCCCGCTTTTCTGCAACGGGCTAAAACAGCTCGCGCCACCACCGATGATCCCCAATCTGGGGCCAAACGATTTGAACGGTATTCTGAAGCCCTCTGTGGTGAAGATGGCCTCCCCCACCTGGTGGTTGATGGTCGTCTGAGCCATGCTGGAGACTTCATTATTCCCAGCTTACTCTTTCTTTATATTACCGGTTGGATTGGTTGGGTAGGTCGTGCTTACCTGATCGCCATTCGTGGTGAGAAAAAACCCGAAGAAAAAGAAGTGGTTATCGATGTACCCCTAGCGATTAAAATGATGCTCTCTGGCTTTGCTTGGCCCCTGGTCGCAGCGAAAGACATGATGAGCGGAGAAATGTTCGCGAAGGATGACGAAATTACGGTTTCACCCCGTTAA
- the tsaD gene encoding tRNA (adenosine(37)-N6)-threonylcarbamoyltransferase complex transferase subunit TsaD has protein sequence MATILAIETSCDETSVAIVKNCNVLSNFVASQMAEHGQYGGVVPEVASRRHLETVNGAIATALEEANLSWSEIDAIAATCAPGLVGALLVGITAAKTLALLHDKPFIGVHHLEGHIYASYLTNPDLKPPFLCLLVSGGHTSLIQVHECGNYTTLGRTRDDAAGEAFDKVARLLGLGYPGGPIIDRLAQTGNPQAFPLPEGRISLPQGGYHPYDCSFSGLKTAVMRLVNQLKESDPNLPIADLAASFQATVAKALTKRAIRAALDQNLSTIAIGGGVAANQGLREHLKRAGEEHDLEVLFPPMKYCTDNAAMIACAAAAHWEKGDRSALTLGVQSRMDLSKLQTLYSTTHGNW, from the coding sequence ATGGCAACGATTCTAGCAATTGAAACAAGTTGTGACGAAACTTCTGTGGCAATTGTAAAAAATTGTAACGTTCTGAGTAATTTTGTGGCTTCCCAGATGGCGGAGCATGGCCAGTATGGGGGGGTGGTGCCAGAGGTGGCCTCTCGTCGTCATTTAGAAACGGTGAATGGGGCGATCGCCACTGCCCTAGAAGAAGCAAACCTCTCTTGGTCAGAAATTGATGCGATCGCCGCCACCTGTGCCCCCGGTTTGGTGGGAGCCTTATTAGTCGGCATTACGGCGGCTAAAACCTTGGCCCTATTGCACGATAAACCCTTTATTGGCGTTCACCACCTAGAAGGCCATATCTACGCTTCCTATCTCACCAACCCGGACTTAAAACCGCCCTTCTTGTGTCTGCTGGTCTCTGGAGGTCACACCAGCCTGATCCAGGTTCACGAATGCGGCAACTATACGACGTTGGGCAGAACTCGCGATGATGCGGCTGGAGAAGCCTTTGATAAAGTGGCTCGTTTGCTGGGATTAGGTTATCCGGGAGGCCCGATTATCGATCGCTTGGCCCAAACCGGTAATCCTCAAGCCTTTCCCTTACCTGAAGGCAGAATTTCCTTACCCCAAGGGGGATATCATCCCTATGACTGTAGCTTTAGCGGCTTAAAAACGGCGGTGATGCGGCTGGTGAATCAATTGAAGGAGTCTGACCCCAATTTACCCATTGCTGACCTAGCCGCCAGCTTTCAAGCAACGGTGGCTAAAGCCTTAACTAAACGGGCTATCCGAGCCGCTCTTGACCAGAATTTATCAACCATTGCCATTGGTGGCGGAGTGGCGGCGAATCAGGGATTACGCGAACATCTGAAACGGGCTGGAGAGGAGCATGATCTAGAGGTACTGTTTCCACCGATGAAATACTGTACGGATAATGCAGCGATGATTGCCTGTGCAGCAGCCGCTCATTGGGAAAAAGGCGATCGATCTGCCTTAACTCTAGGCGTTCAGTCGCGCATGGATTTATCCAAGCTTCAGACGCTCTATAGCACTACGCACGG